Proteins encoded by one window of Myxocyprinus asiaticus isolate MX2 ecotype Aquarium Trade chromosome 35, UBuf_Myxa_2, whole genome shotgun sequence:
- the LOC127426471 gene encoding peroxisome proliferator-activated receptor gamma coactivator-related protein 1-like isoform X6, whose protein sequence is MAAPHGVKLKYLKCDFMDSAATDAPPEDQGEFGKNNVSIFDLDVGKTSESLHGSLDPSILSIFQEKTSAHEVCNRMDAESEASLLSALTEILDSVDVETLSPFDTLPDSEIFSAQKGPNHTSSPDRTAAFRDPNLPQSAVSKSGRQEVIISDRQLRPRRHLGIQSVTPQRSDGEKNRRGSKSRPVRTFRIESDTIFPHDELEFLADVVKHMHPYCIRIDLGEHARNTDVHMSSEEDEEVFVDVEGYEEHEENVLDQQELNPKACGSTLISVSVEDQNSVRKCPTGHFNTQEENMISLHENVTKTPQRSALVKSVAGRTKKTVSFAVNLTSVYEIPLDYEEPESNLPRSPSLYDSVEEYSNPGCDDSETASYKNDQKCDITSPQKPKSLSLQQYRLLRQKKQLPLEEQRMAHRTKWPSIPHVPRELLSILPDLKPQQMNLNTPEEISKRAAVHVKTSACRPKELTRSTCRDAVKVKSVGRTSVDLCVDPPNPAIVPLKPTRQGSDGVTMPSKIMTSHEVHITDQQTDNANVLQPQTQAVTVGTSEVNNLIPNNHKTDIRISRITDVTPIFDLVSMAIRPRTSVSGSPTRTEPQSSAPRRPMSVSMPSGGEQSQTTSGEIGIEATDLTSLLEQFETQDGHMLLEVSPDERQDRSKHCKLTDLSSTAGLTPPATPPHQIWRPLLPVKGMKHESMKSSPSKTIQIIEPRPLPASKTHSKPPYPTCTPAPNPALVCMDHDYCATRDTSNQCSKSSHSDMDARSNLTNLKESRNHCNERTVSEAPCLSGSVLLSPDSSPCRMDAFERAESLGGRSLRFSSRSPSPPDQGRGRSRRRGYGGQYRRSSSRFRHSGSSSSSRSSSRSSSRSPLRKRGRPFSRSQSRSLCRSRSGSRSPKPDWNENHCRWKSRRQKELNRRHEEARKMSQQKAIEERRVVYVGGIRGSMLPSDLKDRFSLFGKVEDCTVHLRSHGDNYSFITYYNTDDAFDAIENGSKLRRADERPFDICFGGRRQFCKSNYADLDSNRDVDPTSKSHCDPLDFDTLLKQAKRGIKREKQGR, encoded by the exons ATGGCGGCGCCGCATGGCGTGAAACTGAAGTATTTAAAGTGTGATTTCATGGATAGTGCCGCAACAGACGCACCTCCGGAAGATCAG GGGGAGTTTGGGAAAAACAATGTCTCTATCTTTGATCTGGATGTTGGAAAGACCTCGGAGTCCCTCCATGGAAGCCTGGATCCTTCCATTTTATCCATCTTTCAGGAGAAGACATCGGCTCATGAG GTGTGTAACAGAATGGATGCAGAGAGCGAAGCGTCGTTGCTTTCCGCTCTGACAGAGATTTTAGACAGCGTGGATGTGGAGACGCTGTCACCGTTCGACACTCTGCCAGACTCTGAGATTTTTTCAGCACAAAAAGGTCCTAACCACACG TCGTCTCCTGATCGGACAGCTGCTTTTCGAGACCCAAATCTCCCTCAGTCAGCAGTCTCAAAGTCAGGAAGA CAGGAGGTTATTATTTCAGACAGACAGTTGAGGCCTCGTCGCCACCTGGGGATTCAAAGCGTGACTCCACAGCGAAGTGACGGTGAGAAGAATCGGAGAGGGTCCAAGAGTCGTCCTGTGAGAACATTCCGGATTGAATCCGACACAATATTTCCACATGACGAGCTTGAATTCCTTGCAGATGTAGTAAAACACATGCACCCGTACTGCATCAGGATTGATCTAGGGGAACATGCCAGAAACACTGATGTCCACATGTCTTCAGAGGAGGATGAGGAGGTGTTTGTTGATGTTGAGGGTTATGAGGAACATGAGGAGAACGTTCTGGACCAACAAGAGCTGAATCCAAAAGCATGTGGTTCAACTCTGATATCTGTATCAGTCGAGGATCAAAATTCAGTGAGAAAGTGTCCCACTGGCCACTTTAACACCCAGGAAGAAAACATGATATCTTTGCATGAAAATGTTACAAAGACGCCACAACGCAGTGCTTTAGTCAAAAGTGTTGCAGGTCGGACAAAGAAAACTGTAAGCTTTGCTGTAAATTTAACCTCCGTTTATGAGATTCCACTTGATTACGAGGAGCCGGAGTCCAATTTGCCGAGATCACCATCGTTGTACGACAGTGTAGAAGAATATTCTAACCCTGGGTGCGATGACTCGGAAACCGCATCTTATAAAAATGATCAAAAGTGTGACATCACTTCCCCTCAGAAGCCCAAATCACTCAGTCTGCAGCAGTACCGCCTCCTCAGACAGAAAAAGCAACTTCCTCTGGAGGAACAACGGATGGCCCATCGGACAAAATGGCCCTCCATTCCCCACGTTCCCAGGGAACTTTTGTCCATCTTGCCGGACTTGAAACCCCAGCAGATGAACTTAAATACACCTGAAGAGATCTCAAAACGAGCAGCTGTTCATGTGAAGACATCTGCATGCAGGCCAAAGGAACTTACACGCTCCACATGCAGAGATGCTGTGAAGGTCAAGAGTGTGGGCAGAACATCTGTAGATCTTTGCGTTGATCCACCAAATCCTGCCATAGTGCCCCTGAAACCCACACGACAAGGGTCAGATGGAGTTACAATGCCTTCTAAAATAATGACATCACATGAAGTTCATATCACTGACCAGCAGACTGATAATGCTAACGTTCTACAACCCCAAACACAAGCAGTGACTGTGGGCACCTCAGAAGTGAACAATTTGATTCCAAACAATCACAAGACAGATATTCGCATTTCTCGGATCACTGATGTCACACCCATTTTTGACCTCGTCTCAATGGCCATCAGACCCAGAACTTCTGTCTCCGGGTCACCTACGAGAACTGAACCACAATCGTCGGCTCCGAGGAGACCGATGTCTGTTTCGATGCCCAGCGGAGGAGAGCAGAGCCAGACCACATCTGGTGAAATCG GTATAGAGGCCACAGACTTGACAAGTCTTTTGGAGCAGTTTGAAACTCAAG ATGGGCACATGCTTCTAGAAGTTTCTCCAGATGAGCGCCAGGACCGATCAAAGCACTGTAAACTCACTGATCTGAGCAGCACTGCAG GACTGACCCCACCAGCGACACCACCTCATCAGATCTGGAGGCCCCTGTTGCCTGTTAAGGGCATGAAACATGAATCTATGAAGTCGTCACCCAGTAAAACCATTCAAATCATTGAGCCTCGCCCGCTGCCGGCCAGTAAAACTCATTCAAAACCTCCATATCCCACCTGCACTCCGGCCCCAAACCCTGCACTAGTGTGCATGGACCACGACTACTGTGCAACTCGGGACACTTCAAATCAGTGCAGTAAATCGTCACATTCAGATATGGATGCACGTTCAAACCTCACTAACCTGAAAGAGTCGAGGAATCATTGTAATGAAAGGACGGTGTCAGAGGCACCGTGTCTCTCTGGTTCAGTGCTGCTCTCTCCAGACAGCTCCCCCTGCAGGATGGATGCGTTTGAGCGTGCGGAGTCTCTGGGGGGGCGGTCCTTGCGGTTTTCCTCTCGGTCGCCCAGCCCACCAGACCAGGGAAGGGGGCGGAGCAGGAGGCGGGGTTACGGCGGCCAATACCGGCGCTCCAGTTCCAG GTTCAGGCATTCTGGGAGCAGTTCCTCATCACGCTCTAGTTCACGCTCATCATCTCGCTCTCCTCTTCGCAAGCGTGGACGTCCCTTCTCCAGATCACAATCCAGATCTTTATGTCGTTCTCGTTCTGGTTCACGCTCACCTAAACCGGATTGGAACGAGAATCATTGCAGATGGAAGAG TCGTAGACAGAAGGAACTGAACCGCCGACATGAAGAGGCTCGTAAAATGAGCCAACAGAAAGCTATC GAGGAGCGCAGGGTCGTGTATGTGGGTGGTATTCGTGGAAGTATGTTGCCCTCTGACCTCAAAGATCGATTCTCGCTGTTCGGGAAAGTTGAGGACTGTACAGTCCACCTCAGGAGTCACGG AGATAACTACAGTTTTATCACATACTACAATACAGACGATGCTTTCGACGCTATTGAGAACGGCAGCAAACTAAGGCGTGCAGATGAGCGGCCCTTCGACATCTGCTTTGGTGGCCGACGGCAGTTTTGCAAATCCAACTATGCAGATTTAG ACTCCAACCGGGACGTTGACCCGACGTCGAAGAGCCACTGTGACCCGCTGGACTTTGACACACTACTGAAACAGGCGAAGAGAGGGATAAAGAGAGAGAAGCAAGGAAGATGA
- the LOC127426471 gene encoding peroxisome proliferator-activated receptor gamma coactivator-related protein 1-like isoform X4: MAAPHGVKLKYLKCDFMDSAATDAPPEDQGEFGKNNVSIFDLDVGKTSESLHGSLDPSILSIFQEKTSAHEVCNRMDAESEASLLSALTEILDSVDVETLSPFDTLPDSEIFSAQKGPNHTSSPDRTAAFRDPNLPQSAVSKSGRQEVIISDRQLRPRRHLGIQSVTPQRSDGEKNRRGSKSRPVRTFRIESDTIFPHDELEFLADVVKHMHPYCIRIDLGEHARNTDVHMSSEEDEEVFVDVEGYEEHEENVLDQQELNPKACGSTLISVSVEDQNSVRKCPTGHFNTQEENMISLHENVTKTPQRSALVKSVAGRTKKTVSFAVNLTSVYEIPLDYEEPESNLPRSPSLYDSVEEYSNPGCDDSETASYKNDQKCDITSPQKPKSLSLQQYRLLRQKKQLPLEEQRMAHRTKWPSIPHVPRELLSILPDLKPQQMNLNTPEEISKRAAVHVKTSACRPKELTRSTCRDAVKVKSVGRTSVDLCVDPPNPAIVPLKPTRQGSDGVTMPSKIMTSHEVHITDQQTDNANVLQPQTQAVTVGTSEVNNLIPNNHKTDIRISRITDVTPIFDLVSMAIRPRTSVSGSPTRTEPQSSAPRRPMSVSMPSGGEQSQTTSGEIGIEATDLTSLLEQFETQDGHMLLEVSPDERQDRSKHCKLTDLSSTAGLTPPATPPHQIWRPLLPVKGMKHESMKSSPSKTIQIIEPRPLPASKTHSKPPYPTCTPAPNPALVCMDHDYCATRDTSNQCSKSSHSDMDARSNLTNLKESRNHCNERTVSEAPCLSGSVLLSPDSSPCRMDAFERAESLGGRSLRFSSRSPSPPDQGRGRSRRRGYGGQYRRSSSRSRSPLRKRFRHSGSSSSSRSSSRSSSRSPLRKRGRPFSRSQSRSLCRSRSGSRSPKPDWNENHCRWKSRRQKELNRRHEEARKMSQQKAIEERRVVYVGGIRGSMLPSDLKDRFSLFGKVEDCTVHLRSHGDNYSFITYYNTDDAFDAIENGSKLRRADERPFDICFGGRRQFCKSNYADLDSNRDVDPTSKSHCDPLDFDTLLKQAKRGIKREKQGR, from the exons ATGGCGGCGCCGCATGGCGTGAAACTGAAGTATTTAAAGTGTGATTTCATGGATAGTGCCGCAACAGACGCACCTCCGGAAGATCAG GGGGAGTTTGGGAAAAACAATGTCTCTATCTTTGATCTGGATGTTGGAAAGACCTCGGAGTCCCTCCATGGAAGCCTGGATCCTTCCATTTTATCCATCTTTCAGGAGAAGACATCGGCTCATGAG GTGTGTAACAGAATGGATGCAGAGAGCGAAGCGTCGTTGCTTTCCGCTCTGACAGAGATTTTAGACAGCGTGGATGTGGAGACGCTGTCACCGTTCGACACTCTGCCAGACTCTGAGATTTTTTCAGCACAAAAAGGTCCTAACCACACG TCGTCTCCTGATCGGACAGCTGCTTTTCGAGACCCAAATCTCCCTCAGTCAGCAGTCTCAAAGTCAGGAAGA CAGGAGGTTATTATTTCAGACAGACAGTTGAGGCCTCGTCGCCACCTGGGGATTCAAAGCGTGACTCCACAGCGAAGTGACGGTGAGAAGAATCGGAGAGGGTCCAAGAGTCGTCCTGTGAGAACATTCCGGATTGAATCCGACACAATATTTCCACATGACGAGCTTGAATTCCTTGCAGATGTAGTAAAACACATGCACCCGTACTGCATCAGGATTGATCTAGGGGAACATGCCAGAAACACTGATGTCCACATGTCTTCAGAGGAGGATGAGGAGGTGTTTGTTGATGTTGAGGGTTATGAGGAACATGAGGAGAACGTTCTGGACCAACAAGAGCTGAATCCAAAAGCATGTGGTTCAACTCTGATATCTGTATCAGTCGAGGATCAAAATTCAGTGAGAAAGTGTCCCACTGGCCACTTTAACACCCAGGAAGAAAACATGATATCTTTGCATGAAAATGTTACAAAGACGCCACAACGCAGTGCTTTAGTCAAAAGTGTTGCAGGTCGGACAAAGAAAACTGTAAGCTTTGCTGTAAATTTAACCTCCGTTTATGAGATTCCACTTGATTACGAGGAGCCGGAGTCCAATTTGCCGAGATCACCATCGTTGTACGACAGTGTAGAAGAATATTCTAACCCTGGGTGCGATGACTCGGAAACCGCATCTTATAAAAATGATCAAAAGTGTGACATCACTTCCCCTCAGAAGCCCAAATCACTCAGTCTGCAGCAGTACCGCCTCCTCAGACAGAAAAAGCAACTTCCTCTGGAGGAACAACGGATGGCCCATCGGACAAAATGGCCCTCCATTCCCCACGTTCCCAGGGAACTTTTGTCCATCTTGCCGGACTTGAAACCCCAGCAGATGAACTTAAATACACCTGAAGAGATCTCAAAACGAGCAGCTGTTCATGTGAAGACATCTGCATGCAGGCCAAAGGAACTTACACGCTCCACATGCAGAGATGCTGTGAAGGTCAAGAGTGTGGGCAGAACATCTGTAGATCTTTGCGTTGATCCACCAAATCCTGCCATAGTGCCCCTGAAACCCACACGACAAGGGTCAGATGGAGTTACAATGCCTTCTAAAATAATGACATCACATGAAGTTCATATCACTGACCAGCAGACTGATAATGCTAACGTTCTACAACCCCAAACACAAGCAGTGACTGTGGGCACCTCAGAAGTGAACAATTTGATTCCAAACAATCACAAGACAGATATTCGCATTTCTCGGATCACTGATGTCACACCCATTTTTGACCTCGTCTCAATGGCCATCAGACCCAGAACTTCTGTCTCCGGGTCACCTACGAGAACTGAACCACAATCGTCGGCTCCGAGGAGACCGATGTCTGTTTCGATGCCCAGCGGAGGAGAGCAGAGCCAGACCACATCTGGTGAAATCG GTATAGAGGCCACAGACTTGACAAGTCTTTTGGAGCAGTTTGAAACTCAAG ATGGGCACATGCTTCTAGAAGTTTCTCCAGATGAGCGCCAGGACCGATCAAAGCACTGTAAACTCACTGATCTGAGCAGCACTGCAG GACTGACCCCACCAGCGACACCACCTCATCAGATCTGGAGGCCCCTGTTGCCTGTTAAGGGCATGAAACATGAATCTATGAAGTCGTCACCCAGTAAAACCATTCAAATCATTGAGCCTCGCCCGCTGCCGGCCAGTAAAACTCATTCAAAACCTCCATATCCCACCTGCACTCCGGCCCCAAACCCTGCACTAGTGTGCATGGACCACGACTACTGTGCAACTCGGGACACTTCAAATCAGTGCAGTAAATCGTCACATTCAGATATGGATGCACGTTCAAACCTCACTAACCTGAAAGAGTCGAGGAATCATTGTAATGAAAGGACGGTGTCAGAGGCACCGTGTCTCTCTGGTTCAGTGCTGCTCTCTCCAGACAGCTCCCCCTGCAGGATGGATGCGTTTGAGCGTGCGGAGTCTCTGGGGGGGCGGTCCTTGCGGTTTTCCTCTCGGTCGCCCAGCCCACCAGACCAGGGAAGGGGGCGGAGCAGGAGGCGGGGTTACGGCGGCCAATACCGGCGCTCCAGTTCCAG GTCTCGCTCTCCACTGAGAAAGAG GTTCAGGCATTCTGGGAGCAGTTCCTCATCACGCTCTAGTTCACGCTCATCATCTCGCTCTCCTCTTCGCAAGCGTGGACGTCCCTTCTCCAGATCACAATCCAGATCTTTATGTCGTTCTCGTTCTGGTTCACGCTCACCTAAACCGGATTGGAACGAGAATCATTGCAGATGGAAGAG TCGTAGACAGAAGGAACTGAACCGCCGACATGAAGAGGCTCGTAAAATGAGCCAACAGAAAGCTATC GAGGAGCGCAGGGTCGTGTATGTGGGTGGTATTCGTGGAAGTATGTTGCCCTCTGACCTCAAAGATCGATTCTCGCTGTTCGGGAAAGTTGAGGACTGTACAGTCCACCTCAGGAGTCACGG AGATAACTACAGTTTTATCACATACTACAATACAGACGATGCTTTCGACGCTATTGAGAACGGCAGCAAACTAAGGCGTGCAGATGAGCGGCCCTTCGACATCTGCTTTGGTGGCCGACGGCAGTTTTGCAAATCCAACTATGCAGATTTAG ACTCCAACCGGGACGTTGACCCGACGTCGAAGAGCCACTGTGACCCGCTGGACTTTGACACACTACTGAAACAGGCGAAGAGAGGGATAAAGAGAGAGAAGCAAGGAAGATGA
- the LOC127426471 gene encoding peroxisome proliferator-activated receptor gamma coactivator-related protein 1-like isoform X1, giving the protein MAAPHGVKLKYLKCDFMDSAATDAPPEDQGEFGKNNVSIFDLDVGKTSESLHGSLDPSILSIFQEKTSAHEVCNRMDAESEASLLSALTEILDSVDVETLSPFDTLPDSEIFSAQKGPNHTSSPDRTAAFRDPNLPQSAVSKSGRQEVIISDRQLRPRRHLGIQSVTPQRSDGEKNRRGSKSRPVRTFRIESDTIFPHDELEFLADVVKHMHPYCIRIDLGEHARNTDVHMSSEEDEEVFVDVEGYEEHEENVLDQQELNPKACGSTLISVSVEDQNSVRKCPTGHFNTQEENMISLHENVTKTPQRSALVKSVAGRTKKTVSFAVNLTSVYEIPLDYEEPESNLPRSPSLYDSVEEYSNPGCDDSETASYKNDQKCDITSPQKPKSLSLQQYRLLRQKKQLPLEEQRMAHRTKWPSIPHVPRELLSILPDLKPQQMNLNTPEEISKRAAVHVKTSACRPKELTRSTCRDAVKVKSVGRTSVDLCVDPPNPAIVPLKPTRQGSDGVTMPSKIMTSHEVHITDQQTDNANVLQPQTQAVTVGTSEVNNLIPNNHKTDIRISRITDVTPIFDLVSMAIRPRTSVSGSPTRTEPQSSAPRRPMSVSMPSGGEQSQTTSGEIGIEATDLTSLLEQFETQDGHMLLEVSPDERQDRSKHCKLTDLSSTAGLTPPATPPHQIWRPLLPVKGMKHESMKSSPSKTIQIIEPRPLPASKTHSKPPYPTCTPAPNPALVCMDHDYCATRDTSNQCSKSSHSDMDARSNLTNLKESRNHCNERTVSEAPCLSGSVLLSPDSSPCRMDAFERAESLGGRSLRFSSRSPSPPDQGRGRSRRRGYGGQYRRSSSRSSCSSCSSFASSSSSSSSSSSRSRSRSPLRKRFRHSGSSSSSRSSSRSSSRSPLRKRGRPFSRSQSRSLCRSRSGSRSPKPDWNENHCRWKSRRQKELNRRHEEARKMSQQKAIEERRVVYVGGIRGSMLPSDLKDRFSLFGKVEDCTVHLRSHGDNYSFITYYNTDDAFDAIENGSKLRRADERPFDICFGGRRQFCKSNYADLDSNRDVDPTSKSHCDPLDFDTLLKQAKRGIKREKQGR; this is encoded by the exons ATGGCGGCGCCGCATGGCGTGAAACTGAAGTATTTAAAGTGTGATTTCATGGATAGTGCCGCAACAGACGCACCTCCGGAAGATCAG GGGGAGTTTGGGAAAAACAATGTCTCTATCTTTGATCTGGATGTTGGAAAGACCTCGGAGTCCCTCCATGGAAGCCTGGATCCTTCCATTTTATCCATCTTTCAGGAGAAGACATCGGCTCATGAG GTGTGTAACAGAATGGATGCAGAGAGCGAAGCGTCGTTGCTTTCCGCTCTGACAGAGATTTTAGACAGCGTGGATGTGGAGACGCTGTCACCGTTCGACACTCTGCCAGACTCTGAGATTTTTTCAGCACAAAAAGGTCCTAACCACACG TCGTCTCCTGATCGGACAGCTGCTTTTCGAGACCCAAATCTCCCTCAGTCAGCAGTCTCAAAGTCAGGAAGA CAGGAGGTTATTATTTCAGACAGACAGTTGAGGCCTCGTCGCCACCTGGGGATTCAAAGCGTGACTCCACAGCGAAGTGACGGTGAGAAGAATCGGAGAGGGTCCAAGAGTCGTCCTGTGAGAACATTCCGGATTGAATCCGACACAATATTTCCACATGACGAGCTTGAATTCCTTGCAGATGTAGTAAAACACATGCACCCGTACTGCATCAGGATTGATCTAGGGGAACATGCCAGAAACACTGATGTCCACATGTCTTCAGAGGAGGATGAGGAGGTGTTTGTTGATGTTGAGGGTTATGAGGAACATGAGGAGAACGTTCTGGACCAACAAGAGCTGAATCCAAAAGCATGTGGTTCAACTCTGATATCTGTATCAGTCGAGGATCAAAATTCAGTGAGAAAGTGTCCCACTGGCCACTTTAACACCCAGGAAGAAAACATGATATCTTTGCATGAAAATGTTACAAAGACGCCACAACGCAGTGCTTTAGTCAAAAGTGTTGCAGGTCGGACAAAGAAAACTGTAAGCTTTGCTGTAAATTTAACCTCCGTTTATGAGATTCCACTTGATTACGAGGAGCCGGAGTCCAATTTGCCGAGATCACCATCGTTGTACGACAGTGTAGAAGAATATTCTAACCCTGGGTGCGATGACTCGGAAACCGCATCTTATAAAAATGATCAAAAGTGTGACATCACTTCCCCTCAGAAGCCCAAATCACTCAGTCTGCAGCAGTACCGCCTCCTCAGACAGAAAAAGCAACTTCCTCTGGAGGAACAACGGATGGCCCATCGGACAAAATGGCCCTCCATTCCCCACGTTCCCAGGGAACTTTTGTCCATCTTGCCGGACTTGAAACCCCAGCAGATGAACTTAAATACACCTGAAGAGATCTCAAAACGAGCAGCTGTTCATGTGAAGACATCTGCATGCAGGCCAAAGGAACTTACACGCTCCACATGCAGAGATGCTGTGAAGGTCAAGAGTGTGGGCAGAACATCTGTAGATCTTTGCGTTGATCCACCAAATCCTGCCATAGTGCCCCTGAAACCCACACGACAAGGGTCAGATGGAGTTACAATGCCTTCTAAAATAATGACATCACATGAAGTTCATATCACTGACCAGCAGACTGATAATGCTAACGTTCTACAACCCCAAACACAAGCAGTGACTGTGGGCACCTCAGAAGTGAACAATTTGATTCCAAACAATCACAAGACAGATATTCGCATTTCTCGGATCACTGATGTCACACCCATTTTTGACCTCGTCTCAATGGCCATCAGACCCAGAACTTCTGTCTCCGGGTCACCTACGAGAACTGAACCACAATCGTCGGCTCCGAGGAGACCGATGTCTGTTTCGATGCCCAGCGGAGGAGAGCAGAGCCAGACCACATCTGGTGAAATCG GTATAGAGGCCACAGACTTGACAAGTCTTTTGGAGCAGTTTGAAACTCAAG ATGGGCACATGCTTCTAGAAGTTTCTCCAGATGAGCGCCAGGACCGATCAAAGCACTGTAAACTCACTGATCTGAGCAGCACTGCAG GACTGACCCCACCAGCGACACCACCTCATCAGATCTGGAGGCCCCTGTTGCCTGTTAAGGGCATGAAACATGAATCTATGAAGTCGTCACCCAGTAAAACCATTCAAATCATTGAGCCTCGCCCGCTGCCGGCCAGTAAAACTCATTCAAAACCTCCATATCCCACCTGCACTCCGGCCCCAAACCCTGCACTAGTGTGCATGGACCACGACTACTGTGCAACTCGGGACACTTCAAATCAGTGCAGTAAATCGTCACATTCAGATATGGATGCACGTTCAAACCTCACTAACCTGAAAGAGTCGAGGAATCATTGTAATGAAAGGACGGTGTCAGAGGCACCGTGTCTCTCTGGTTCAGTGCTGCTCTCTCCAGACAGCTCCCCCTGCAGGATGGATGCGTTTGAGCGTGCGGAGTCTCTGGGGGGGCGGTCCTTGCGGTTTTCCTCTCGGTCGCCCAGCCCACCAGACCAGGGAAGGGGGCGGAGCAGGAGGCGGGGTTACGGCGGCCAATACCGGCGCTCCAGTTCCAGGTCGTCTTGCTCTTCTTGTTCTTCAtttgcatcatcatcatcatcatcatcatcttcatcctctCGTTCCAGGTCTCGCTCTCCACTGAGAAAGAG GTTCAGGCATTCTGGGAGCAGTTCCTCATCACGCTCTAGTTCACGCTCATCATCTCGCTCTCCTCTTCGCAAGCGTGGACGTCCCTTCTCCAGATCACAATCCAGATCTTTATGTCGTTCTCGTTCTGGTTCACGCTCACCTAAACCGGATTGGAACGAGAATCATTGCAGATGGAAGAG TCGTAGACAGAAGGAACTGAACCGCCGACATGAAGAGGCTCGTAAAATGAGCCAACAGAAAGCTATC GAGGAGCGCAGGGTCGTGTATGTGGGTGGTATTCGTGGAAGTATGTTGCCCTCTGACCTCAAAGATCGATTCTCGCTGTTCGGGAAAGTTGAGGACTGTACAGTCCACCTCAGGAGTCACGG AGATAACTACAGTTTTATCACATACTACAATACAGACGATGCTTTCGACGCTATTGAGAACGGCAGCAAACTAAGGCGTGCAGATGAGCGGCCCTTCGACATCTGCTTTGGTGGCCGACGGCAGTTTTGCAAATCCAACTATGCAGATTTAG ACTCCAACCGGGACGTTGACCCGACGTCGAAGAGCCACTGTGACCCGCTGGACTTTGACACACTACTGAAACAGGCGAAGAGAGGGATAAAGAGAGAGAAGCAAGGAAGATGA